From one Streptomyces sp. NBC_01478 genomic stretch:
- the rdgB gene encoding RdgB/HAM1 family non-canonical purine NTP pyrophosphatase, whose product MTRLILATRNAGKITELRSILATAGLPHDLVGAESYPDIPDVKETGITFAENALLKAHALARATGLPAVADDSGLCVDVLNGAPGIFSARWAGRHGDDQANLNLLLAQLSDIADEHRGAHFACAAALALPDGTERVVEGQLKGVLRHVPVGTNGFGYDPILQPEGDTRTCAELTADEKNAISHRGKAFRALVPVVRELLG is encoded by the coding sequence ATGACACGCCTGATCCTCGCCACCCGCAACGCCGGGAAAATCACCGAACTGAGGTCGATCCTCGCCACCGCGGGCCTGCCCCACGACCTGGTCGGCGCCGAGTCCTACCCCGACATCCCCGACGTCAAGGAAACGGGCATCACGTTCGCGGAGAACGCGCTGTTGAAGGCCCACGCCCTGGCCCGGGCAACGGGCCTCCCGGCGGTGGCCGACGACTCCGGCTTGTGCGTGGACGTCCTGAACGGCGCCCCGGGCATCTTCTCGGCGAGGTGGGCGGGCCGTCACGGCGACGACCAGGCCAACCTGAACCTGCTCCTGGCCCAACTCTCGGACATCGCGGACGAACACAGGGGCGCCCACTTCGCCTGCGCGGCGGCCCTGGCGTTGCCGGACGGCACGGAACGGGTGGTCGAGGGCCAGTTGAAGGGTGTGCTGAGGCATGTACCGGTAGGCACGAACGGCTTCGGCTACGACCCGATCCTCCAGCCGGAGGGGGACACGCGGACATGCGCGGAACTCACGGCCGACGAGAAGAACGCGATCAGCCATCGGGGGAAGGCGTTTCGGGCGTTGGTGCCGGTGGTTCGGGAGTTGTTGGGCTGA
- the rph gene encoding ribonuclease PH: protein MSRIDGRTPEQLRPVTIERGWSKHAEGSVLVSFGDTKVFCTASVTEGVPRWRKGSGEGWVTAEYSMLPRATNTRGDRESVRGKIGGRTHEISRLIGRSLRAVIDYKALGENTIVLDCDVLQADGGTRTAAITGAYVALADAVAWAQGKKLIKAGRRPLTGTVSAVSVGIVGGVPLLDLCYEEDVRAETDMNVVCTGDGRFVEVQGTAEAEPFAREELNALLDLAVAGCDELTAVQRKALEAALEK, encoded by the coding sequence ATGTCTCGCATCGACGGCCGCACCCCCGAACAGCTCCGCCCCGTCACCATCGAACGTGGCTGGAGCAAGCACGCCGAGGGCTCCGTCCTCGTCTCCTTCGGCGACACCAAGGTGTTCTGCACCGCCTCGGTCACCGAAGGCGTCCCCCGCTGGCGCAAAGGCAGCGGCGAGGGCTGGGTCACCGCGGAGTACTCCATGCTGCCCCGCGCCACCAACACCCGCGGCGACCGAGAGTCCGTCCGCGGCAAGATCGGCGGCCGCACCCACGAGATCAGCCGCCTCATCGGCCGCTCGCTCCGCGCGGTCATCGACTACAAGGCCCTCGGCGAGAACACCATCGTCCTCGACTGCGACGTCCTCCAGGCCGACGGCGGCACCCGTACGGCGGCCATCACGGGCGCGTACGTCGCGCTGGCGGACGCCGTGGCCTGGGCCCAGGGCAAGAAGCTGATCAAGGCCGGCCGCCGGCCGCTCACCGGAACGGTCTCCGCGGTCTCGGTCGGCATCGTGGGCGGAGTCCCCCTCCTCGACCTCTGCTACGAGGAGGACGTCCGCGCCGAGACCGACATGAACGTCGTCTGCACCGGCGACGGCCGCTTCGTCGAGGTCCAGGGCACGGCCGAGGCGGAACCCTTCGCCCGCGAGGAACTCAACGCGCTCCTGGACCTCGCGGTCGCCGGCTGCGACGAGCTGACCGCCGTACAGCGAAAGGCACTTGAGGCCGCGCTGGAGAAGTAG
- a CDS encoding PTS glucose/sucrose transporter subunit IIB — protein sequence MRQSGSDQGENNMATKAEKIVAGLGGIDNIEEVEGCITRLRTEVKDPTLVDEAALKAAGAHGVVKMGTAIQVVIGTDADPIAADIEDLM from the coding sequence CTGCGACAAAGCGGTTCGGATCAGGGAGAGAACAACATGGCCACCAAGGCTGAGAAGATCGTTGCCGGGCTGGGCGGCATCGACAACATCGAAGAGGTCGAGGGCTGCATCACCCGCCTGCGCACCGAAGTGAAGGACCCGACCTTGGTCGACGAAGCCGCACTGAAGGCCGCCGGCGCCCACGGCGTCGTCAAGATGGGCACGGCGATCCAGGTCGTCATCGGCACGGACGCGGACCCGATCGCGGCGGACATCGAAGACCTGATGTGA
- a CDS encoding PTS transporter subunit EIIC — translation MSADSAAARPGRTLRGSLFQGLQKMGRSLQLPIAVLPAAGILNRLGQPDVFGDDGLGWTDVSKVMAGAGGALLDGQLGLPMLFCVGVAIGMAKKSDGSTALAGVVGFLVYYNVLRQFPKDCTGGTDVVPGIGCQATDHSVTAFAYQNPGVFGGIVLGLLTAFFWARYHRTKLVDWLGFFNGRRLVPIIMSFVAIAVAAVALWVWPPIGSGLEHFSDWLSDRGAWGAGVFGLANRALLVVGLHQFLNVPIWFQFGSYTKPDGTVVHGDINMFLAGDPNAGQFTSGFFPIMMFALPAAALAIAHCAKPSRRKEVGGLMLSVALTSFVTGITEPIEYSFLFIAPVLYAVHAVLTGVSMAVTWGLGVHDGFSFSAGLIDYAINWNLATRPWAIIPIGLCFAVVYYVVFRFAITKFDLKTPGREPEDEHEDVTKA, via the coding sequence ATGAGTGCCGACAGTGCCGCCGCCCGTCCTGGGCGGACCCTCCGGGGCAGCCTGTTCCAGGGTCTGCAGAAGATGGGCCGCAGTCTCCAACTCCCCATCGCCGTACTGCCGGCCGCCGGCATCCTCAACCGGCTCGGGCAGCCGGACGTGTTCGGGGACGACGGGCTCGGCTGGACCGATGTCTCGAAGGTGATGGCGGGCGCGGGCGGGGCGCTGCTGGACGGGCAGCTCGGGTTGCCGATGCTGTTCTGTGTGGGCGTCGCGATCGGCATGGCGAAGAAGTCGGACGGGTCGACGGCGCTGGCCGGGGTCGTCGGTTTCCTCGTGTACTACAACGTGTTGCGCCAGTTCCCCAAGGACTGCACGGGCGGCACGGACGTGGTGCCCGGGATCGGGTGCCAGGCCACCGATCACTCGGTCACGGCGTTCGCGTACCAGAATCCCGGGGTGTTCGGCGGGATCGTGCTGGGGCTGCTGACCGCGTTCTTCTGGGCGCGCTACCACCGTACGAAGCTGGTGGACTGGCTCGGCTTCTTCAACGGGCGGCGGCTGGTGCCGATCATCATGTCGTTCGTGGCGATCGCGGTCGCGGCGGTGGCGCTGTGGGTGTGGCCGCCGATCGGCAGCGGGCTCGAGCACTTCAGCGACTGGCTGAGCGACCGGGGCGCGTGGGGCGCCGGGGTGTTCGGTCTGGCCAACCGGGCGCTGCTGGTCGTAGGGCTGCATCAGTTCCTGAACGTGCCCATCTGGTTCCAGTTCGGCAGCTACACCAAGCCGGACGGGACGGTGGTGCACGGTGACATCAACATGTTCCTGGCGGGTGACCCGAACGCGGGGCAGTTCACCTCGGGGTTCTTCCCGATCATGATGTTCGCGTTGCCGGCGGCGGCGCTCGCGATCGCACACTGCGCGAAGCCGAGCCGCCGCAAGGAGGTGGGCGGGCTGATGCTGTCGGTCGCGCTGACCTCCTTCGTGACCGGTATCACCGAGCCCATCGAGTACTCGTTCCTGTTCATCGCGCCCGTCCTGTACGCGGTCCACGCGGTGTTGACGGGTGTGTCGATGGCGGTGACCTGGGGGCTCGGGGTGCACGACGGGTTCAGCTTCTCGGCCGGGCTGATCGACTACGCGATCAACTGGAATCTGGCGACGAGACCGTGGGCGATCATTCCGATCGGGCTGTGCTTCGCGGTGGTGTATTACGTCGTCTTCCGGTTCGCGATCACGAAGTTCGATCTGAAGACTCCGGGGCGGGAGCCGGAGGACGAGCACGAGGACGTCACCAAAGCCTGA